Within the Parambassis ranga unplaced genomic scaffold, fParRan2.1 scaffold_24_arrow_ctg1, whole genome shotgun sequence genome, the region ggtgttattactaacagtatgtgtaggcagttgtggtttcccattaaaatccctctgctgtcgtaccagcttgcattggataaggtgacagagaatctgcagcaggctcacctggagacacagcagcttacccaccTGTGGGAAAACACTATCAAGAACATGAAGTAACAAgatgctgagatgcagcagtgtgcactggtaaagcatgggacattaaacatctactggtcattcattctagagtgaattcacacaggagtcttttcttttaaattattattgcagcaaCTTGCAAAAGCCAACCAGAAGCTGAGGGAAAACAGGGCCGCcattgcagagaagaagcacctgatggagatccagaggaacaacaggaaagaaaccgagaggaagtcagcggtggccaacaaacaggcagtaaaactgcagcaggagctgaaggagcaggagagtgactgtggcaggctgcaggatgaggtgctgaatgtggactaataataaactgccttcatattgatattattataagtgAACTGACTCTCGTGTGTCCCGCagctgaaaagctgcaaagGCAACCTAGAGAGAACAACCTctgatgtgaagatgctgacgtcccacatatccacgatgaagaaggacatccaggactacaatgacaagtcagtgtatcacagcagggctctgtgtgtgtattgactggagctgtggtaatgtactacacaatgtctgttttatgtttctgtgtattttagactGAAGGAAGCCAAGATCCACAATGCTGCGCTGGAGGAGAAACTTAAGGTTGAAGTAGATTTTCCTCAAAGCTAAGAAtggacctgacagaaaggctgtatgcactgtgattttaaactcatgggttccctatcaggacagcatggtggagcacaagtttatgaagctagaggtggagtgtatgagggatctgctgtacaacaaggcagacggcgtgctgtctttggagaagaggaagctgaacctgcagaaagctatgacagagagggaggatgagatcaaggtgtacaaagaaatgctcagccagcagctgaagctcggtgaacaggagaggcagagactcaggtaaaaaaaaaacaaatcactcagtTCTCAAAGGTTTGTCACATCACTCAATGTCAATCATTGTGTCTCAGTGCTGAACTCAATGAGAAACTGTCCAAGACTGAAACCATTAAGAAACATTTTGAGGTTGTGACCCTGACCAAGGCAGGTCCTGAGGCGGAGGGGGAGCAGTCACAGGCTTTTCAGAAGGAGAAACTcgacagagccacaaaacaggtttaaaatcaaccgCTCATTTCATGATGCGGCAGTAAACAcagggggtgttgtgtgtgtatacagaacaCCACCTGTTTAATTCTgtaatgtcctgctgttttccagtgctccAAGCTGACCAAACAGATCCGCTCAGCAAAAAACACCAAGAGTGAGACTTTTGAAGAGAaggacattaaagtgacagagatgaaggaatttaacaaggttattgacaagatgctgaatgaggccatggagaaaatcccagacgtcagaccggcgctggagaaatacttcctgcaggtgcagaacagctcaaacagctcaaacagcaggactaatgcagccacagcagcgtaccctttaatgctcctctctattacccctcacaggccaatgtgtctcttccacctcctccttcagctccttccacccagcggagcttcaggacaaactctgcccgcagctcgaccacttccaggtcagacttaccctgaaatgggtcacactagaatactacactgataacagttcacctttaacagtcagtcagctccacagctgcaaggtgttggtgataaaaatgcagcttgccttgcagctgtggagctgactgactgttaaaggtgaacagTGTAGTAtgtgtagtattctagtgttgttcatctgctgcctgaactcctccagcttctgtttggccttgaaaatgttgttctggggatacagatacatgttattgtggcatcacaatctatagctacttctcttttctattttttatttatgaaaggcTCGGACCTCCagcgtgtttttcctctctcctaagGAGCTTCTTAGCCGTGTCCTGAGTCAGACGGCTAGTTTCTCTCTCCGCGAGggctgtcaggtgtttctctaactctatctctctctcctttgcctcacacagagcctagacaacacaaataacacacactgcataacccaccacaaaacaaacatatcacaactcatagatactgacctcagtgttttccagctcttctttaatattctttaggtaattggccatgttcttcttttgttccttgtttttctccagtttgtcttccagttGTGTCCGCTCTATCTCTTTTCTACAaatctgttgacatcatcatgacacagcacacagtgaatcaaaattcagataccgaaaaccgatgtgcaataacattaagaaaacacaatctAAATTGTAAAGTGAGGACCTTTTgtccatacatacatatctgacacttaacaagaaaaaaagattcaaatgttacattttatttggaaatttcagctgctcttaaatatttaaaataatgaattgaacagtgaccctggtgtcactgcaggaggaccgtgtgcacaacc harbors:
- the LOC114430562 gene encoding coiled-coil domain-containing protein 39-like; this encodes MQQCALQLAKANQKLRENRAAIAEKKHLMEIQRNNRKETERKSAVANKQAVKLQQELKEQESDCGRLQDELKSCKGNLERTTSDVKMLTSHISTMKKDIQDYNDKLKEAKIHNAALEEKLKVEVDFPQS